A region from the Acyrthosiphon pisum isolate AL4f chromosome A1, pea_aphid_22Mar2018_4r6ur, whole genome shotgun sequence genome encodes:
- the LOC107882951 gene encoding H2.0-like homeobox protein isoform X2: protein MDRRQSQACLQVTDPLNFGIDRILNTNTDSDRSTNKKGKCIGRAVFTVTQKNWLEYYFQMEKYITKQNRKILASSLGLTDLQHLF from the exons ATGGATCGCCGACAATCACAAGCGTGTCTGCAAGTGACGGACCCATTGAATTTCGGTATCGATAGAATACTGAATACTAACACTGACTcgg aTCGATCGAcgaataaaaaaggaaagtgcATCGGTAGAGCTGTGTTCACGGTCACTCAAAAGAATTGGTTAGAATACTATTTCcaaatggaaaaatatattaccaaacAAAACAGAAAGATATTGGCTTCCAGTCTTGGACTTACAGACTTGCAG cATCTTTTCTAG
- the LOC100570622 gene encoding uncharacterized protein LOC100570622 produces MNTLVIGLSFSLICYLSGHEEKKPYWSKETMDLEALPLEKLLEMKKELRIKDERSVRRTDDEVAAATAEEDAPNAMALRRTTDVLRSSAAGGSMQTAFQMSLTVLSFLAFGGYLISLVAQNMRKPSPSLDGATAPHPLKTVVVNRNKRPGLLLRPSGPTTTVSFGRRKRSRRFPRSTVVCSE; encoded by the exons ATGAATACTTTAGTGATAGGATTAAGCTTTTCGCTAATATGTTATTTAAGCGGGcatgaagaaaaaaaaccatattggAGCAAAGAAACTATGGATTTAGAAGCATTGCCgttagaaaaattattagaaatgaaaaaagaaCTTCGGATAAAag ATGAACGTTCGGTACGACGGACGGACGATGAAGTGGCGGCGGCTACAGCGGAAGAAGACGCACCAAACGCCATGGCCTTGCGCAGGACCACGGACGTTCTGCGCTCGTCGGCGGCCGGTGGTTCTATGCAGACGGCTTTTCAGATGTCCCTTACCGTCCTGTCGTTCCTAGCGTTCGGTGGCTACCTGATCAGTCTGGTCGCGCAGAACATGCGCAAACCGTCACCGTCGCTGGACGGCGCCACGGCACCGCACCCGCTCAAGACCGTGGTGGTCAACCGGAACAAACGGCCGGGCCTGTTGCTCAGACCGTCCGGCCCCACGACCACGGTCAGCTTCGGCCGGCGCAAGCGGAGCCGGAGGTTCCCACGATCCACTGTGGTCTGTTCTGAGTag
- the LOC100570518 gene encoding uncharacterized protein LOC100570518, whose amino-acid sequence MALSVRWTLVVMSVTVMVSAGSVEQRPAVEKRQAPTEGDFTDRSSDGSYAFRYADRNQFHSAAANKDNVVSGRFGSRSPETGRIVQTSYSSGPRGFRARGPDIARQTDLSQVRLPYNPPVPTDSSKYDPAYDRYYDPNEDPSYKFTVRTPTQSKSETADSRGHVEGVYSYLDDVGKRHDVQYEAGAGTGFHVKSPHPDSDTYGGVFYNGPPGKPGGRPRGHSSIVLGKDGSYGFTASGPDQRRSEVSDSNGRVQGSYTYVDDKGVQRTVQYVAGPNIGYRIVNNAAAGGAAAAPSLPGSSVVVGGVGGIGGGGLVVPVPPSVLPPLQLISSSSSSSTPLPPVAFEPQDLFGPAASTSAPLPDRRRPEPPVKGFGGSGGGGGLSDEFLSPDSKLPLGSAFPEDDPALPPKKWPTTYKNKDEESFFQSFEKFDKRNPPKKGYHVVSADTTSSYGQSTTGGYGLLQPQSSTGRPIGPPDAAYGQPSRPIVVDEKYGQYGGTDYQKPKDDGVPNTFGGFPAGAVVKAHVQSLDILPFGYRVPSPSYVLEKQFGNGDDYQNSIKK is encoded by the exons ATGGCGCTATCGGTACGGTGGACGTTGGTGGTGATGTCGGTGACGGTGATGGTGTCGGCGGGCAGCGTGGAGCAACGGCCGGCAGTGGAAAAACGGCAGGCGCCCACGGAAGGTGACTTCACAGACAGGTCGTCGGACGGATCGTATGCGTTCCGGTACGCTGACAGGAACCAGTTCCACTCGGCCGCCGCCAATAAGGACAACGTCGTGTCCGGAag GTTTGGCTCCAGGAGTCCCGAAACCGGTCGAATCGTGCAAACGTCGTATTCGTCCGGGCCCCGCGGTTTCCGCGCCCGCGGGCCGGACATTGCCAGACAGACAGACCTGTCCCAAGTCCGTCTGCCCTACAACCCACCCGTGCCCACAGATTCATCCAAATACGACCCTGCCTACGACCGATACTACGACCCAAACGAAGACCCGAGCTACAAGTTCACCGTTCGGACACCCACGCAATCGAAATCCGAAACCGCCGATTCCAGGGGCCACGTCGAAGGCGTATACTCGTACTTGGACGATGTTG GCAAGAGACACGACGTTCAGTACGAGGCGGGCGCCGGTACCGGATTTCACGTCAAGTCGCCCCACCCGGACTCGGACACGTACGGCGGTGTGTTCTACAACGGTCCGCCCGGCAAGCCCGGTGGCCGGCCACGCGGTCACTCGTCCATCGTGCTCGGCAAGGATGGCTCGTACGGGTTTACTGCCTCCGGGCCGGACCAGCGACGGTCCGAGGTGAGCGACTCCAACGGCCGCGTGCAGGGCTCCTACACTTATGTGGACGACAAGGGGGTGCAGCGAACGGTTCAATACGTGGCAGGGCCCAACATCGGTTACCGAATAGTCAACAACGCAGCGGCCGGAGGCGCGGCTGCGGCGCCGTCGCTCCCGGGCAGCAGTGTGGTCGTCGGTGGCGTCGGTGGCATCGGTGGCGGCGGTCTGGTGGTGCCAGTGCCGCCATCCGTGTTGCCCCCGTTGCAGTTGatctcgtcgtcgtcgtcgtcgtccacgCCGCTGCCACCGGTTGCGTTCGAGCCGCAGGACTTGTTCGGGCCTGCGGCCAGCACGTCCGCACCGCTCCCCGACCGCCGGCGGCCCGAACCACCGGTCAAAGGCTTCGGCGGcagtggcggcggtggcggcctGTCCGACGAATTCCTGTCACCAGACAGCAAGCTGCCACTGGGTTCGGCGTTCCCGGAGGACGATCCCGCGCTACCTCCCAAGAAGTGGCCCACCACGTACAAGAACAAGGACGAAGAATCGTTCTTCCAATCGTTCGAGAAGTTCGACAAGCGAAACCCGCCGAAGAAGGGCTACCACGTGGTGTCGGCGGACACGACGTCGTCCTACGGCCAGTCGACGACCGGCGGGTACGGCCTACTGCAGCCGCAGTCGTCCACCGGCAGGCCGATTGGGCCGCCGGACGCGGCGTACGGCCAACCGTCCCGGCCGATAGTGGTGGACGAAAAATACGGGCAGTACGGCGGCACTGACTACCAGAAGCCCAAAGACGACGGCGTCCCAAACACTTTCGGCGGGTTCCCGGCCGGCGCCGTGGTCAAGGCCCACGTCCAGAGTCTGGACATACTGCCGTTCGGATACAGGGTACCGTCACCGTCGTACGTTCTCGAAAAACAGTTCGGCAACGGCGACGACTATCAGAATTCGATCAAGAAATAA
- the LOC107882951 gene encoding homeobox protein H2.0-like isoform X1, whose amino-acid sequence MDRRQSQACLQVTDPLNFGIDRILNTNTDSDRSTNKKGKCIGRAVFTVTQKNWLEYYFQMEKYITKQNRKILASSLGLTDLQVKVWFQNRRMKWRHTTAATSLSK is encoded by the exons ATGGATCGCCGACAATCACAAGCGTGTCTGCAAGTGACGGACCCATTGAATTTCGGTATCGATAGAATACTGAATACTAACACTGACTcgg aTCGATCGAcgaataaaaaaggaaagtgcATCGGTAGAGCTGTGTTCACGGTCACTCAAAAGAATTGGTTAGAATACTATTTCcaaatggaaaaatatattaccaaacAAAACAGAAAGATATTGGCTTCCAGTCTTGGACTTACAGACTTGCAG gtaaaagtATGGTTTCAAAATAGAAGGATGAAATGGCGGCATACCACAGCTGCCACGTCTTTAAGTAAATAG